A single region of the Lycium barbarum isolate Lr01 chromosome 2, ASM1917538v2, whole genome shotgun sequence genome encodes:
- the LOC132626235 gene encoding uncharacterized protein LOC132626235: MAIIPAVQLLVFKTQLNFHRPLIFCIHKVKKRSSIAAVDLEPLIEPVKVLKNRSYNTSDRKGDENAPKWKKLSSEELGIRTSMIAKPTRLVLNGLKKKGFEVYLVGGCVRDLILDRTPKDFDILTSAELREVLNTFQRCEIVGRRFPICHVHIDDTIVEVSSFTTTMRKFKRNSYNVVRRPPACSDADFIRWKNCLGRDFTINGLMFDPFAKIVYDYLGGLEDIRRAKVRCVIPASASFVEDCARILRGVRIAGRLRFRFARETAHFIKELASSISRLDKGRILLEMNYMLAYGSAEASFRLLWKFGLLEILLPIQASYFISQGFRRRDRRSNMLLTLFSTLDNLLAPNRPCHSSLWIAILAFHKALVDRPRDPLVVAAFSIAVHCGGSLSDVLGIVKKISQPHDTRFSELLDIRNIESDEALLDEMMDLAAYVEAALQKMTDELFVSRALIEYPQAPKSDMVFISWTLSQKVSTIFECVRRGKEKGFRPKRGSKIDYESLALGKLREVRHIFAVVVFDTVFPPNLKD, from the exons ATGGCAATAATACCTGCAGTACAACTTCTTGTCTTTAAAACCCAACTCAATTTTCATCGCCCTCTCATTTTCTGCATTCACAAG GTCAAAAAGAGAAGCTCTATTGCTGCAGTGGATCTTGAACCGCTTATTGAACCGGTAAAAGTATTAAAGAATCGATCCTATAATACTTCGGATAGAAAAG GTGATGAAAATGCCCCTAAATGGAAGAAATTGAGTTCAGAAGAGCTCGGAATTCGTACTTCAATGATTGCGAAACCAACAAGATTGGTTCTGAATGGGCTAAAGAAAAAGG GGTTTGAGGTCTACCTTGTAGGGGGTTGTGTTAGAGATCTTATACTGGACAGAACTCCAAAAGATTTCGATATATTAACATCAGCTGAACTTAGAGAG GTACTAAACACATTTCAGCGGTGTGAAATTGTTGGAAGGAGGTTTCCTATATGCCATGTGCATATCGATGATACCATCGTGGAG GTTTCTAGCTTTACCACCACCATGAGGAAGTTTAAGAGGAATTCCTATAATGTTGTTCGAAGACCTCCAGCATGCAGTGACGCTGATTTCATTCGCTGGAAAAATTGCTTGGGGAGAGATTTTACTATCAATGG ATTGATGTTTGATCCATTTGCAAAGATAGTCTATGACTACTTGGGTGGACTGGAAGATATTAGAAGGGCTAAA GTGAGATGTGTGATTCCTGCAAGTGCGTCTTTCGTTGAGGACTGCG CTCGCATTTTGCGCGGAGTAAGGATAGCAGGCCGTTTAAGATTCCGTTTTGCTCGAGAAACAGCCCATTTTATAAAAGAATTAGCATCTTCCATATCTAGACTTGATAAG GGAAGGATCTTGTTGGAAATGAATTACATGCTGGCATATGGTTCTGCAGAAGCTTCATTTAGATTATTGTGGAAATTTGGACTTCTAGAAATTCTTCTACCAATCCAA GCTTCCTACTTTATTTCCCAGGGTTTTCGAAGGCGTGATAGGAGATCAAATATGCTTCTG ACTTTGTTTTCAACACTGGACAACCTTCTGGCACCCAACCGGCCTTGCCACTCTAGTTTATG GATTGCCATCTTAGCGTTCCATAAAGCACTGGTGGACAGACCTAGGGATCCTTTGGTTGTTGCTGCCTTTAGCATTGCTGTCCACTGTGGTGGATCTTTGTCAGATGTGTTAGGAATTGTGAAAAAGATCTCACAACCACATGATACACGGTTTTCTGAGCTCTTAGACATCCGAAATATCGAGTCAGATGAAGCATTGTTGGATGAGATGATGGATCTTGCCGCTTACGTGGAAGCTGCATTGCAAAAGATGACCGATGAGCTTTTTGTTTCCCGAGCTTTGATAGAGTATCCTCAAGCACCAAAGTCGGATATG GTGTTTATCTCATGGACACTGTCGCAAAAGGTTTCTACAATATTTGAGTGTGTTAGAAGGGGAAAGGAGAAGGGATTTCGACCAAAACGAGGCAGTAAAATCGACTATGAGTCCCTAGCATTAGGAAAATTGCGTGAAGTTAGACATATTTTTGCAGTGGTTGTTTTCGATACCGTGTTTCCTCCTAATCTCAAAGACTAA